The nucleotide sequence TATTTTTATGGCATTCATTCATCTGTAAACGAGGTACGCTGATCAGAGTTTACAATGACACAGGTATAGTATTTCGAATTGAgtgattgttgtttttttggcatAAGTAAATTAATCTTTCACTAAACTTTAAGAAAGAGCAATGTTATTGGTACAACCATTTATTGTGACAACTTGTTGGACAAccaaattttacaaagaaatttagataatggcacaaaaatcaaagcaatagaaagagaaagtagaataatcatgtgagtatgagagagaaagttgtcacaaaagttgtcaaaaaatggttgttcaaatatcatttctctttaagaAATTGGTCTTTCATCACTATAAGTTTATTATTTAGGCTTAAAGGCTCTTTTGTgcccttaagtatttaattgatatcgctttggtccattaactaaaaaaaagattgtttgagtactttaagttttttttagtctcgtttggtcctttctgttaggtttcctttagagtttaaaaaaaaagttaactcctggacacgtgtcaccttgtcattggctgtgagtttttttttcttttttacaaaaaaaataataatatattttttaaaaaaatatatatttaaaaaaaaaatcccaaagccaatgacaaagtgacacgtgtcaccttgtcattggttctgcgatttttttaaaaaaataaaatatatatatttaaaaaatattttttctaaaattttttaaaaaatatatttttttttttttgtaaaaaaactcagagccaatgacaaagtgacacgtgtccaggagttaacttttttttaaactctaacgaaaacctaacagaagggaccaaaacgagactaaaaaaaaacttaaagtattcagacaatcttttttttagttaagggaccaaatagataccaattaaatatttaagggaccaaaagagcatttaagcctattaTTTAATATTGAATTAACAAATTTCATTACATCTTATTTGATTCaatgaaaaaatttattgaTCTAACCATGAAAATAAACTTATGTATAGTGCAAAATTTGTGTTGCTTATGTATTATAAactttgtccttttttttttttttataagaaattgagtgagtattttattattataaatgataTATTGCTAAGTTGTTGATTCATTGTTTTTATCTATTATCTATTATCCTAAATAAATCAATtgatcaattatttaatatataaataatattggatTATAGCAATTGAGTATATGACAGTCtctattgtaaaaaataaatgagactTAAACTTTATGTTTAAAAAGACGGTATCTAACTTACGAATTGGCTAATACGAAATTAATCTCACCATCCACTAATGTAGGATATGAGacctatattatttatttttaaatgtcataaatttaCGTCAGTTACAtaaaggaaaatgctatttATCTCCAAAATTGTTAGTGATGAAAACATCATGAATGAGAGCATAAGTGTAATTGCAGCATCAATTTTAATCTCATTTACCCGATGTATTCtgcaaaaatcaataattaactCTTCTTAATTCGTGATAACTTCTCTAACTACTCCTTTTAATTCGTGATAACTTCGTGGTGTATTTGTTCGTTAATATTAGGATGGTAATGGGTACCCAATGGGCAGGGTACTATGGTACCCATCTCCATACCCGCGTTCGTAAAAAATATCCGTACCCACGTGGGCAATAATTTTTGTGTCCTTCCTCATACCCTATGGGCACTTAAGTGTCCATACCTGCACCCATTACCCGCATTTTAACtgtgaaaagacaataaaaaaatatcacaattgaaataaaactataatccataaaatttcaaatcaactcataaaatagTCCGAATGGTAGTATTTAattagccaaataaaaaaagcaTCCAAAATATcactagaaagaaagaaaaaatagatagTACTTTACACAAGTTATACGTTAAAAAGTTGCAGTTGCATGttaaatcataataaattattaCTAAAGTTTTTATTAAGTTGTATTAAAATGTTTTAGCGTGAggtttaaatagttaaataaattaattaattgtactcaaaaaataaataaattatttatcatattatataaacacatatatGCGGATTGCGGGACTGGATAGTACAGTGCCCATAGCCGTGTCCATACACATTCAAATATGCGGGTAATTACCCATACCCAAGCCGAACCCATGAAAACGGGGTTTTACATTATCCATAGCGGATACTTTTTGGAAGTCCCCATAAGGTCTGGGTACAATTGTTATCCCTATTCGTTATGTAGCATTGCTATAACAAAAATTAGCTAGTGTCTACCAACAACAAACACAGTCTTTTTTGGATACAaagacaaatttattttctacagAGGTTAATATATTACGtagtaataataaattttttatttagagtcgtctccttcaaaaaaactgAGTATGAAGCTCTCCAAATGAACATACAATCTTGTGTGAATCGTCTGATCCCATGAATCTTCGGAGGTAAGATGATGCTAAAATATTATATCTCAATATTATAGATGCAAGTAAAATGAGCGcaggtatgctccatttaccaCCAGCTCCATTTACCTCATTTAGGGTCTTGGATgagtgacatgtggcaaaaatgGATTCAATGGTTcagattaaaaataaacaaaaacatcagtttttttaataaaaaagagagagagagcaaaCACGcgcttctcttctcttcttctttcataCGTGAACGTTACCCACTCTCTTTTCAGCTTCCCTTAGAACCTCTTCGTTTCCCTGTCATCAGCGCCAACAACCGCCGATTGTGTCGCCGTTCATCTCAATCGCTGGTGTTCATTCATCTCTCAATAACAGGATCCTCCTCATCCACTCCATGCATCGTCCCCTCTTCTGGTAACCGTTGTCTCGTCGCCGTCGTTTCAAATCAAACAATCTTTGTAGTTTTAAATAGtggtatttgaattttatatcGGTGCTATTGATTTGTGCATTATTTGGTTTGTGAATCATATATGGTCTAAGCTTTATTTGGTTTGTGCATTGCTGCTATGAGTTTTATATCGCTGCTATTGATTTGTTCTGTTAAGACTACTGCTACTATTAGCTGTTATGTGATCTATTTCAAACATGAGTATTATGCATTTACTAGTTTTTGCATCGCTGCTATTTGGTTTGTATATTTACGGTTTTTTAAACGCCGCAATTGCTAATTCTGCTATTCCTACTACTATTCTTATTCATGTGCTATCTAATTTATATGATGAAATTTCTTGTATGCACTTCTTTAATTTAAactgtttgttgttttcaacatttcttttatgtttattcttttcCTATTGCTCATCACAATCTATGACACTAAGACTCTGTTCGTACTTTCTCAGAAAACATGGATTCATCATCAATTCCAGATTGTGTCGATAAATGGGTGAACAATATCCATGAACAAAATGTTCATCACGAGAAAGAAAGTATTGCCAATAGTGGACCTCACTTGGGAATGCAATTTGAATCTGAGGCGGTGGCATATGAATTTTATAATGATTACAGTAAAAGAATTGGATTTGGTATTCGTCGAGAATATGGAAATAAAAGCAGAATAGATGGAGTTTTGACTTCGAGAAGATTCACATGCTTCAAAGAGGGTGCGCGAGTTGTTGACAAAAGACGTCAACCGACGGCGGAGTCTAGAGCAGAAACCAGAACAGGATGCACAGCGCGTATGGTTATTTCACTTGATCGAAAGATAGGGAAATATAAGGTTGTTGACTTTGAATCTCAACATAACCACCTTCTGGTTCCACCTGAGTATGTTCATATGATTCGCTCCCATCGACACATATCTGAGGCACAAGCATCACAAATTGTCTTGGGAGATGAATCTGGCTTAAGACCAAGAGAGTTGCATCAATATATATCCAAGCAAGCTGGTGGGGTAGAGACTGTCGGTTTTACAAGCCAAGACCTTAAGAATTTGCTTAAAACCAAAAGGAAGCAATCACTAAAGTACGGTGAAGTGGGTGCCTTGATGACATATTTCAAACAAGAAAGTGAAAATCCATCATTCTTTTATGATTTTCAAATGGATGTTGATGAgctaataacaaatatattttgggCGGATGCACAGATGATTAATGATTATGGATACTTTGGTGATATCATCACTTTTGACACCACTTACAAGACAAATAAGGATTATCGACCTTTCGGTGTATTTGTTGGACTTAATAATCACAGGCAAACCGTCATTTTTGGGGCAACATTGTTATATGATGAAACAATTCCTTCTTTTCAGTGGTTATTTGAAACTTTTCTGAAAGCAATGGGTGGAGAAAAGCCTAAAACCATTCTAACAGATCAAGATGCAGCAATGGCTAAAGCTATTTCTTTAGTTATGCCAAAAACATTTCATGGATTGTGCACTTGGCATATAAGACAGAATGCTCTTAGGCATGTGAACCATCTATATCAAAAGAGTTCGCGATTCCGTTTGGATTTTGAAGCATGCATAGATCTACACGAGGAGGAAAGTGaatttttgaaggaatggaATTCTTTACTTGTTGATCATAATGTTTTGAAAGATTCGTGGTtgcattcaatttttaaattgaaggaaaaatggGCATGGGCTTATGTTCGGAAAACATTCACGGCAGGTATGCGATCTACTCAATTAAGTGAGAGCTTTAATGCTGATTTGAAAAACCATTTGAAGTCAGATATAAATTTGGTACAATTTTTTACTCACTTTAAAAGGGCTGTCAATGCTAAACGGAACAATGAGTCAGAAGCAGAATATGATTCAAGACATAAGCTTCctaaattgaaaatgaagaaggCTCGTATGCTCTTACAAGCCGCAAGTGTTTACACTCCaaatttttttgaggaatttcAAGAGGAATATGAAGAATATCAAGATACTTGCATAAAGGAGGTGAAAGAAGGTTTGTATGTTGTCACAAATTATGATAATGCAAAGGAGAGGATGGTAATAGGAAATCATATGGAACAAAAAGTTTCTTGTGATTGTCGTAAATTTGAGACACATGGCATCTTATGTAATCATGCTTTGAAAGTTTTAGATGTCATGAACATTAAGTTAATTCCCGAACACTACATACTAAAACGATGGACAAGAGATGCAAGGCTGGGAAGTAATCAAGGTTGGAGTGGGAGGCATGTTGAATTAGACCAAAAAGCCCATTTCATGAAGCGGTACAATGAGTTATGTCCTCAGTTGCTTAAATTGACCAATAGAGCTTCAGAATCTCATGAAACTTACACATTTTTGTCCAAAGTTTATGAAGAGTCCAGCAAAATAGTTAATGATATGTTGTCCAAAAAATATCTGGATGGAGAATCAAGTGGAATGGTTCATGTATCCATATCAATTGCGAATGATGAAGTCGACAACAACATAGACACCGTTGGCAAGGCAAAAGGCATAAAGACAAAGGATTGTCCACGTAAGAGTAAAAAACGTTATATGTCTTGGCTTGAAAAAGAACGTAAAAAGATAAAGATGCGCtcagaaaaaaagaaaaaatctcaaGAAGGTTTAGTACAATCAAGCCAAGTAAGCAATGAAACTCAACATCAAGATACAATCCAAGCAACACAATCAAGCCAAGTTAACTCATTGTAATTTCACAGTTTTTATGTGTGTGTTAGGAGACTTGTAATGTTCAAGTACTCTAATGTGTTTGTTATGAGACTTGTAATGTTCAAGTACTTTGATGTGTTTGTTAGGAGACTTGTAagatttaagaattttgatgtAAAATATCACAAATCTGTCTGTTATAACAGTGACAGTGAGGTACTGGTTTAACAATTTGCTACTGGTTTTTTGAATTATAACAGTGACAGTGAGATTATGCATGTGTTTTGAAATATCACAAATTATGTTCAAGTACTTTTATCTTGTATTATGCATCTTGTCTGTTGCACAAATTTGAGAGAATgcaacatttttgttttgacagACTTGTAATGTTTTATCAAGAATCATGTGACAGGTTTTTGTTTTGGCGGATCCTTGTGTGGATTATCGTTATTATTGTACAGTGGCTGCGCCTTGTTCTAGTGGAGGAAGCTCTTTCTAAGCTTCTGTTATTGGTGTGTGGCTGCTGGTGTGTGTCACTACAGTTTAGATTACCTAGTATTACACATATTATCTTAAGTTGTTGGTTAGTTAGAAGGTCGTTATTAGTTGATCATGATTAGTTGAGTTCTCAAAAACTGTTAATAGATACTTGTGTATATAAAGGTGCTGATAGAAGAATAATCATAATTTCATGTCATCCACATCATGTAGATTGTAGAGAAACTTTTCAAGTTCTACTTTCATTCCTCCTCCAACTCTAATAAATGGGAGTAGTTACCTGCATACTTGGTCCAGATTAATTGAAAGGCATTAATCATCATGAGATATTATTACATTATTACAAAATAGAACATCCTCGTAAAAGAAGAGCTATAGCTATCATTACATAACAACTTACAAGTTTAAACAGAAACCATAAAGTATAAATAATTCAGTTCATTATTTCACATACAAATGTGCCTTCATTAGTCTTGCATCATATCTTTCCAAAATCGATCAACAAGTGGTGCAATGTCTTATCAATGAATTTACAAATACAATGGTCTACTGAAAGATTTGAAATTCTTTTCCAGTAAAAAAGTTTCTCCATATGCTTCCAGTTGCTTACTCTATGTGCTTGTTCTCTTATAAACATATGATTTTGAGAAAAACTAGAAGGCGGTTAATCCCACTGCACTAAGAGCAGCCAGAAGAGCATAGAAATAATCAAGATGTGCATGATTAAGACCACTGTATTGTTTCAAGAGCAGAATTTTATTATGATCATTTCAAAACAATGAACAAATTGTCAAGTTCATCATTCATCTATCAAGGTGTAGGAAAAGAAGAAAGTGTAAAAGCTAAAATCCATCATCTCTGTGAAGTTTCAAAACTACTGCAATATTTCAAAACCATTGCACTATTTATCAAAACTACTGCTATGGAGAAAACTAATTTATCAGAATTCTCAGTGAACGAATTAATGTTGTCATGATTATTTGAGAATTCTCAGTGACCGAATTAATGTTGTCATGAATATTTAGAAATTGGCAAGGGTAAATGTGGGTAAGAGTGAATCGACTGGTGTGGAAGAGAAGAGCAACAAGGTGTTTTAGTATGTGAGGAGGGCGATGAGACGGCGGTGAGACGGGGGAGAGGGGCGGTGATAGGAAGAGGGCGATGATGTGTTTAATAGACGGCGGTTCCTAGAGGCATGACGGCGAGGGCGACAACATAAGGGAGGCATGGCGGTGAGggagattgaagaagatgaactgTGTGATACGAGAGAAGAGAAACGCGTGTTTGCAGAGAAGAGAAGCGCGTGTTtgctctctctctttttttttaattaaaaaaactgatgtttttgtttatttttaatctgAACCATTGAATCcatttttgccacatgtcactcATCCAAGACCCTAAATGGGGTAAATGGAGCTGGtggtaaatggagcatacctgCGCTCAAGTAAAATGAGTGATCATACTATCAATTATCAAAGATGATGATATTTGAGTAGAGAAAAATAGAGATATTGGcttattctttcaaaattgaCGGTTGATAAAATGTCTACATCTACTTGCAATGCAAACACTCCATCAAACTCtgtcatataaaaaaatcattgaagtAAAATGAATTTAGCAGTATGTAATCTATCCGaaataatactaaaatttaaaatatttgatatatcttCACCCTGATTTTGATCAGAAAAATCGTTTAATCTTTTctgattctaaaataaaaattaaaaaaattgtttatggaAGGTTTTTGAACATTACatcttttgaaatatatatacttgtaaaaaaaaaaaaaaatcttttgaaatatACAATCCGAAAAGTAGTAGGACGTGCTAGAACTTGTTAGGGTGGGAAAAACaactttcaacattttttaaggataaatatATAAGATTGAGCCATGACATAGCCGTAACTTATGGTTCTGTGAAATTCTTCCCTCCGCCCACCCCCCCCccattttattttgacaaaaaaaatggaGTTGGAGATGATGAAAAGAGGGTTTTAAACAATTATGTCAACAAGGACATTTTTGGTattatcattaaattttaaatagatttaAGTGTAACTAGATATTTATACTTTATAGGGTGTTACtagaaaaaatctaaaataaaatgaaactcAACACAAAATTGACTAGGCCTTAGAAATGTTTGATGCCAATTAATTGGTTCTTATGATTTGTCCccgaacaccacaaaaaaatattggttcTTATGATTTCATGAGTGTATGTTATTAACCGTTCTTTTGATTTtccttgttagcattttcccaAGAAATACAAAACTTACTCTCTTAATAAAGAATAAGCAttgttggaaagaaaaaaaaaattgtatctggttgatatcatttcattaatccCAATCAAATGATCGTGAAGACATGAACATGTGGCAgattgaaataaattttcatgctttccaacaacaacaacaacaaaataagataaattgCCATGCTGTGAAGTTAGTGAGTGTTGTTAAGATTTTCGTGAATTGAAACTTTTCACGGTACCGCAGCATGACATACGTGAagcttttttatatttatatttatccaCAAATGTGAATCCtatattttcattgtttttgttattattaatttattatactATAGTATATGTACATGCTCAAAGTCTTACTATCTTAAACTTATCACAATCATCCttagttttagtctttgttGTGGGAATTCATAGTAATATTCAGGTAATCATTCTCACAATTTTATTACTTTAGCTTCCATGGGATGATTATGAATATTGGTGTTATTGCAATCTACTCTGATTGTCTCATATTAAATGtcacatttttgttttaaaaaaacatcaaatatttgtttgtcttatattattcttttctcttttcttatgACTCAATTGCAGGAGATTTTGTTATTCTTTGATCATGTTAGAAGATTTGCatgaaaataatgataaaattagGTCTCACAGTGAAGACATTAGAACTGCTCTGCAGCCTTTGTTGAAGTTAATCTGCCTTACACTCATAGGACTCCTTCTTGCAAACCCAAGAATGAAATTAATTCCTAAAGCCACATTTAAACTCCTAAGTAAACTTGTATTTGCATTATTTTTACCCTGCCTAATATTTAGTGAACTTGGTTCAAGCATTACTCTTGAGAATTTTAAGGAATGGTGGTTCATACCAGTTAATGTGCTTCTTTGTACATTTTTTGGATGTTTACTTGGATTCATAGTGGTTACTATATGTCACCCACCTCAAAGGTTTAATAGATTCACAATCATAATGACAGGATTTGGAAACACTGGTAATCTTCTCATTGCTGTAGTTGGATCTGTTTGTCATACTCAAAATACTCCTTTTGGAAAGCAATGCAATGCAAGAGGTGTAGCTTATGTTTCTTTATCTCAATGGATTTCTGTAATTCTTGTTTACACTTTTGTTTATCACATGCTGGAACCTCCTTTTGAGTATTATGAGATTGTTGAAAATGAAGCTGAAATTAGAGAAGAAACAATACTTAATGATATTAGTAGACCACTTCTTGTAGAAGCTGAGTGGCCTGGAATTGAAGATAAAGAAACTCAACATTCTAAGACACCCTTTATTGCTAGAATCTTTAAGAGCTTTTCCGGTATTTCCTCGTCCATTATTCCTGATCCTGATTTTGATTCATTATCAGGATCAGTAATGGCAGACGAGGAAGAAAGTGGTGAAAATAATCATATGTCTATTAGGTGTTTGGCGGAGCCTAGAGTTGTTAGGAGGATAAGAATTGTTGCTGAACAAACTCCAATTCATCACATACTTCAACCACCAACAATTGCATCTTTGTTGGCTATTATCATTGGAACAGTGCCTCAgttgaaaacatttttctttggaaATGATGCACCAATGTCTTTTATGACAGATAGTTTGGAAATTTTGGCAGGTGCAATGGTGCCTTGTGTGATGCTTATACTAGGGGGTATGCTAGCTGAAGGACCAAATGAATCAACACTTGGAATTAAAACTACAATTGGGATAATTGTGGCAAGACTTGTGGTGCTTCCTGTTATAGGAATTGGAGTTGTTGTGTTGGCTGATAAGTTGAATTTTTTGGTTGAAAATGATGCTATGTTTAGGTTTGTGCTTTTGTTGCAATATACAACACCAAGTGCTATTTTGTTGGGAGCAATTGCTAGCTTGAGGGGTTATGCAGTCAGTGAAGCTTCAGCAGTTCTATTCTGGCAGCACGTGTTTGCTCTTTTCTCACTTTCTCTATACATTATAATTTACTTTAGAGTAATTGATTATCTTTAGAGTTACAGCATATtgggtagcacttgggtgacatagagttgggtgacattggtgacattgaccaatcacaatgtcacaatgcttgtgaaagagagagaaacacaagcattgtggcattgtgattggtcaatgtcaccaatgtcacccaactctatgtcacccaagtattttccATATTTTACACGGCTCCATCTCCGGTACATGAGCTTCATGGGTCATGTACCATACATGACttccattttcaattttttttttgtgcaaaatGAATTTCAGCCTTTGGATACTAGTGAATGGATGAGATGTAAAGGTTATGTGGCCTACAATGTGTGAATATTTAATCATTAatgctgaatttttttaattgcaatggaATATGGATTAGCTTTAATAAAGGATGTTTTTGGCATTGTCTCAATAAATCTAACAAACCCAGCAACCGTTTGGAAGAATTTAAATGGAATTTGATTTATTGGTTACAATTGCTAATACATTATAATGGAGTTTGATAATTTTCATCAAACctctttaaaattaaatttcattttatcgTTGTTCATTTACTAGTAAAAGATGCGTTGGTCTTGGTCACGAAATATTtcgataattatttaaaaaaaatgattgaataattgctaatatttcaataattatttaaaaaactgATTGAATAATTGCTAATTTTGAGTATTATTGTTATGTGtctgttaaatatttttctcttatatataaaaataaataattaaatcatgCTAGTTGtggattttatttgtttatatatgcgaaaacaaatatatattatgagaaaatcgatatgataaaatattgaaaactcatgattattttcaaaatataaacatcaatgtggtatttctattaaataaatttttatttatatacaaaaCACCGTTCAATGTTTGCATCACATCTGTgcaaattttgtttgtttatatctgccgaaaaaaattatgtacatGTATGAGAAagtcgatatgataaaattgttGAAACTCGTGACTATTTTCAAATTATCAACATTAATGTAGTGTTTCTCTTAAATAacttgttattttatatttaaaacattCTTAAATATTTGCATTGCACTAGTTGAGGATTTTATATGTTTACATATGCACAAGAAGTTTTTATGTAACAATATGTGATACTCCATACggtaaaattttgaaaactgatCACTATTTcataatatcaacattaatgtagCGTTCCTCCAAAATATCGTTAAATATTTACACTGCAATCCAATCGTTGCAAATGGTATGTGCTCATATctccaaaatcaaattttagttgTACGGATGTGAGAAAGTTGACTtacttaaattttgaaaattactaattattaaatatcaatattaatgTATTGTCATTTCGTGTAGTAGTCATATTCAACGGTCAGATTTATTATATTTGACACCGTTAGTCGGCTGGGTCTATTTTGGTCGTCAAATGAATGTCATTTCGTGTGACTGGGTCTCTTAAGGGATAGTTTGTCGGgttgacaccaacaatataacaaaaaaaatataatctaaattttttttttataacgaaaccaacaacaatctttattatagaaaaaattatttaagggtataactggaataatgaaaaaataagtataaacatactcatatagtttgttacactttttaaatgataaaggaaaaaaaaaatcagatatatatattcttatcgtgtttgttacatttgttttactgtttaaatttattcttatctatttgctacatgtgttatttgcattgaaaattgatggtatttttgaaaagaaaaattcaacccaattgaaaattgagggtatttttgaaaagaaaaattcaacccaaaaatgttgaaaggagtagttttctttatatatagcaTAGATTAGCAATTGTAACCAAGAAATCAAATTCCATTTAAATTCTTTCAAACGGTTGCTGGGTTTGTTAGATTTATTGAGACAATGCCAAAAACACCCTTTATTAAAACTAATCTATATTCcattgcaatttaaaaaattcagcaTTAATGATTAAATATTCACACATTGTGGGCCACATAACCTTTACATCTCATCCATTTACTAGCATCCAAAGACTGAAATTTattttgcacaaaaaaaaatttgaaaatggaagTCATGTATGGTACATGACCCATGAAGCTCATGTACAGGAGATGGAGCCATTTTACACCTCTAAACATTACATTAACTAGTTTTTCCATGCCAATGAGGTTTTATCCCCTAAAGTTGGTTCATTATTATAGAACCAATAGTtgtattcaatatttttatttatcattagtAGGATGCTATTATGTGAatgtatttaatttgtatacataCATATTTTGATGATGTAACCTTTTCTATAAATACGTAGAAAAATACATCCAATTATATCTCACTATGAACTAACATAATAAAGAGACAAAACGATGTGATTTTATATGCATAAAAGAAACGGTGTGATTTTATAAACgcacatttaaaaataatttacagtATTAATATTGCATAGCAGTCAATTTATACacacaataaaattttaatctgATCCTTAAATTATCATTCTCTCCTATTTCGACTTTTAAACAATACAAATGTAATAAATTGTCCCTAAACTATTTTCAATTAATCAACTAAAAAggtagttctttttttttaaacaagagaGGAAAACTTTTATCAGAAGAATTTACCAATATACAATTGGTGTTGGATGAATCATCCTCAATACTGATCTAATGTTGAATGCTGCTCTTCACCCAGCACTTTTCGCTCGCGTCCTGCAGCATTGTATTTTGTGCGCCACTTAAGTAGtgcagcgtgagttaactcacgcagcaaTTACTTAAGTCGTTTATCAGCAAAACAGAGACAAAGTTCCtcattttttcaacttctccAAACACGAAATTTTCCCCTCCAAGTGCGATTTTCACCATTCTTGCGCCATTCAAAGCCAATTTCTCCCACAATATCAAGTAAGTGATGATTACCCTACTTCATTGTATTTAACTTGtagaaattttagtttttttttgaagaaatataacatttttagatttttataaattttgcttgcatgttaattttgatgattgttaGTGA is from Medicago truncatula cultivar Jemalong A17 chromosome 1, MtrunA17r5.0-ANR, whole genome shotgun sequence and encodes:
- the LOC11419365 gene encoding protein PIN-LIKES 2; protein product: MLEDLHENNDKIRSHSEDIRTALQPLLKLICLTLIGLLLANPRMKLIPKATFKLLSKLVFALFLPCLIFSELGSSITLENFKEWWFIPVNVLLCTFFGCLLGFIVVTICHPPQRFNRFTIIMTGFGNTGNLLIAVVGSVCHTQNTPFGKQCNARGVAYVSLSQWISVILVYTFVYHMLEPPFEYYEIVENEAEIREETILNDISRPLLVEAEWPGIEDKETQHSKTPFIARIFKSFSGISSSIIPDPDFDSLSGSVMADEEESGENNHMSIRCLAEPRVVRRIRIVAEQTPIHHILQPPTIASLLAIIIGTVPQLKTFFFGNDAPMSFMTDSLEILAGAMVPCVMLILGGMLAEGPNESTLGIKTTIGIIVARLVVLPVIGIGVVVLADKLNFLVENDAMFRFVLLLQYTTPSAILLGAIASLRGYAVSEASAVLFWQHVFALFSLSLYIIIYFRVIDYL
- the LOC112418679 gene encoding protein FAR1-RELATED SEQUENCE 5-like: MDSSSIPDCVDKWVNNIHEQNVHHEKESIANSGPHLGMQFESEAVAYEFYNDYSKRIGFGIRREYGNKSRIDGVLTSRRFTCFKEGARVVDKRRQPTAESRAETRTGCTARMVISLDRKIGKYKVVDFESQHNHLLVPPEYVHMIRSHRHISEAQASQIVLGDESGLRPRELHQYISKQAGGVETVGFTSQDLKNLLKTKRKQSLKYGEVGALMTYFKQESENPSFFYDFQMDVDELITNIFWADAQMINDYGYFGDIITFDTTYKTNKDYRPFGVFVGLNNHRQTVIFGATLLYDETIPSFQWLFETFLKAMGGEKPKTILTDQDAAMAKAISLVMPKTFHGLCTWHIRQNALRHVNHLYQKSSRFRLDFEACIDLHEEESEFLKEWNSLLVDHNVLKDSWLHSIFKLKEKWAWAYVRKTFTAGMRSTQLSESFNADLKNHLKSDINLVQFFTHFKRAVNAKRNNESEAEYDSRHKLPKLKMKKARMLLQAASVYTPNFFEEFQEEYEEYQDTCIKEVKEGLYVVTNYDNAKERMVIGNHMEQKVSCDCRKFETHGILCNHALKVLDVMNIKLIPEHYILKRWTRDARLGSNQGWSGRHVELDQKAHFMKRYNELCPQLLKLTNRASESHETYTFLSKVYEESSKIVNDMLSKKYLDGESSGMVHVSISIANDEVDNNIDTVGKAKGIKTKDCPRKSKKRYMSWLEKERKKIKMRSEKKKKSQEGLVQSSQVSNETQHQDTIQATQSSQVNSL